The following proteins are co-located in the Phyllostomus discolor isolate MPI-MPIP mPhyDis1 chromosome 1, mPhyDis1.pri.v3, whole genome shotgun sequence genome:
- the CLOCK gene encoding circadian locomoter output cycles protein kaput isoform X4: MTDGSIIYVSESVTSLLEHLPSDLVDQSIFNFIPEGEHSEVYKILSTHLLESDSLTPEYLKSKNQLEFCCHMLRGTIDPKEPSTYEYVKFIGNFKSLNNVSTSAHNGFEGTIQRTHRPSYEDRVCFVATVRLATPQFIKEMCTVEEPNEEFTSRHSLEWKFLFLDHRAPPIIGYLPFEVLGTSGYDYYHVDDLENLAKCHEHLMQYGKGKSCYYRFLTKGQQWIWLQTHYYITYHQWNSRPEFIVCTHTVVSYAEVRAERRRELGIEESLPETAADKSQDSGSDNRINTVSLKEALERFDHSPTPSASSRSSRKSSHTAISDPSSTPTKIPTDTSTPPRQHLPAHDKMAQRRSSFSSQSINSQSIGQSLTQPVMSQATNLPVPQGMSQFQFSAQLGAMQHLKDQLEQRTRMIEANIHRQQEELRKIQEQLQMVHGQGLQMFLQQSNAGLNFGSVQLSSGNSSNIQQLAPINMQNQVVQTNQIQSGMNTGHIGTAQHMIPQQTIQSAPSQQSQQNVLSGHSQQTSLPSQTQSTLTAPLYNTMVISQPAAGSMVQIPSSMPQNSTQSAAVTTFTQDRQIRFSQGQQLVTKLVTAPVACGAVMVPSTMLMGQVVTAYPTFAAQQQQSQTLSVTQQQQQQQQQQQQQQQSSQEQQLTSVQQPSQAPLSQPPQQFLQTSRLLHGNPSTQLILSAAFPLQQSTFPQSHHQQHQPQQQQQLSRHRTDALTDPSKIQPQ; this comes from the exons tctgATCTTGTGGAtcaaagtatatttaattttatcccAGAGGGCGAACATTCAGAGGTTTATAAAATACTCTCTACTCATCTGCTGGAAAGTGACTCATTAACCCcggaatatttaaaat CAAAAAATCAATTAGAATTCTGTTGTCATATGCTTCGAGGAACAATAGACCCAAAGGAGCCATCTACCTATGAATATGTGAAATTTATAGGAAATTTCAAATCTTTAAACAATG tATCTACTTCCGCGCACAATGGTTTTGAAGGAACTATACAACGCACACACAGGCCTTCTTATGAAGATAGAGTTTGTTTTGTAGCTACTGTCAGATTAGCTACACCTCAGTTCATCAAG GAAATGTGCACTGTCGAAGAACCCAATGAAGAGTTTACATCTAGACATAGTTTAGAATGgaaatttctatttcttgatcacag GGCACCACCCATAATAGGATATTTGCCATTTGAAGTTCTGGGAACATCAGGCTATGATTACTATCATGTGGATGACCTAGAAAATTTGGCAAAATGTCATGAGCACT tgATGCAATATGGGAAAGGCAAGTCCTGTTATTACAGGTTCTTGACCAAAGGACAACAGTGGATTTGGCTTCAAACTCATTATTATATCACTTATCATCAGTGGAATTCAAGGCCAGAGTTTATTGTTTGTACTCACACTGTAGTAAG ttaTGCAGAAGTTAGGGCTGAAAGACGACGAGAACTTGGCATTGAAGAGTCTCTCCCTGAAACAGCTGCTGACAAA AGCCAAGATTCTGGGTCTGATAACCGTATAAACACAGTCAGTCTCAAGGAAGCATTGGAAAGGTTCGATCACAGCCCAACCCCTTCTGCTTCCTCCCGGAGTTCAAGAAAATCATCTCACACCGCAATCTCAGACCCTTCCT CAACACCAACAAAGATCCCAACAGATACCAGCACTCCTCCCAGACAGCACTTACCAGCTCATGACAAGATGGCACAAAGGAGGTCATCATTTAGTAGTCAG TCAATAAATTCCCAGTCTATTGGTCAATCATTAACACAGCCAGTGATGTCTCAAGCCACAAATTTACCAGTTCCACAAGGCATGTCCcag TTTCAGTTTTCAGCACAATTAGGAGCCATGCAGCATCTGAAAGACCAATTGGAGCAACGGACACGAATGATAGAGGCAAATATTCATCGGCAACAAGAAGAACTAAGGAAAATTCAAGAACAACTTCAGATGGTACATGGTCAAGGGCTGCAG atgtttttacAACAATCAAACGCTGGGTTGAATTTTGGTTCTGTTCAACTTTCTTCTGGAAATTCATCTAACATCCAGCAACTTGCACCTATAAATATGCAAAACCAGGTTGTTCAAACTAACCAGATTCAAAGTGGAATGAATACTGGACACATCGGCACAGCTCAGCACATGATACCACAGCAGACTATACAGAGTGCACCAAGTCAG CAGAGTCAACAGAATGTACTGAGTGGGCACAGTCAACAGACATCTCTTCCTAGTCAGACGCAGAGCACTCTTACAGCACCACTGTACAACACTATGGTGATTTCGCAGCCGGCGGCCGGAAGCATGGTCCAGATCCCGTCCAGTATGCCACAGAACAGCACCCAGAGTGCTGCAGTAACTACATTCACTCAGGACAGACAGATAAG ATTTTCTCAAGGTCAGCAACTTGTGACCAAATTAGTAACTGCTCCTGTAGCTTGTGGAGCGGTAATGGTACCTAGCACTATGCTTATGGGTCAGGTGGTGACTGCCTACCCAACTTTTGCTGCACAACAGCAGCAGTCACAGACACTGTCAGtcacgcagcagcagcagcaacagcagcagcagcagcagcaacaacagcagaGTTCCCAGGAACAGCAGCTTACATCAGTTCAGCAACCATCTCAGGCTCCGCTGTCCCAACCACCGCAGCAATTCTTACAG ACTTCTAGGTTGCTCCATGGGAACCCGTCGACTCAGCTTATCCTTTCTGCTGCGTTTCCACTACAACAGAGCACTTTCCCTCAATCACATCACCAGCAACACCAGCCtcagcagcaacagcagctgAGTCGGCACAGGACTGACGCTTTGACCGATCCTTCCAAGATTCAACCGCAGTAG